The Gigantopelta aegis isolate Gae_Host chromosome 9, Gae_host_genome, whole genome shotgun sequence genomic sequence CCATTGGGTTTTATGATGACCCAGTGTTTGAATATGATCACCACACCCAGTTTTTAAACTGAAGTGGGTAAGGAGAATATATGACGACCACACTCTGTTTCAAACTGGAAGCCACCTGGGTAGTGACAGTTTATAATGACATGGCTGTTAACTGTCCATCGTGAGACGGATTTCCGTCGTCAGagaaattgtggaaattattttttcagtcttttttttttttttttttttttttgtaaatgagaATCACTTCGGCCGTTTTCGGTTTCCGTATTGTCAACCCGAACACTTAGGCTTTTTTTTTGCCCCACTGACCCCACTTTAGGTACCTATCGGATgggtataatctaccatacatttTGGGACCGATGAACGGCCCCATTCCCCTAACGTAAATTCCAAATCCAATATCAAACCTTTTCCCAATTACGACCCAACAGTTTCCCAATAAAGATTCCCAAAGTTGCTCTTATCGCGGATACTTGaactcataaaaatgttttaaaatttagctaattgtatttttttttttttttaaactgacatCGAACAAGTTTCGTTTTGGTTTTCCGATCGATTACGAACACGCGACGAACAAgtctgacctggatatgcaaattagttttgatacagtctgttgtgtcgtagtttttagtaataatgcctacattgtctgatataatacagttttggtagaagaatacaactttttgttttaattcatccatttgcACATATTTGGGATCTATCGCAACACGTCCAATCCGCTATTTACATAGTCCGAACGAACGTAGAAagtaaagtattgacttaatgtgcaccctgcactatcatttgctgtgctattttaagcagacgatcttattttataaaaaggtgtgtacatatgtttcgtacttttttttcaaatattttattattattttatttttttaaaaatcatttttggtatggttttagtaattaaaaaaacaacaaaaaacgttactacagtagttgtaaattaagtgaaaaaaccctacctttaatttaaatgtgctactcactccctttgaagtaatggccATACCCGATGTCACATCATATGATGAACAGCACGTGAGAGTTTGAACattgttacaatgtaatagttctgcTGGGAGATTATTAGATTGCGTATTATAGATAATGAAACTTAATAAAGTTGATCcggtcaaatataacatttaccgaccagcggtatgttctttattatttacgattgAATAATGGGGTCATTTGAGAACTACGCAACGTGCACTAAGGAGAGTGGGAATTATGGGATGTGACAAAAcataattgggggggggggggggggggggggggggggttgtggtaGTGGTTATTGTGCAATGTAATgttaattcataaagtaaaatgcaaccagtcattgccattttattttaacatatatgtattactaaagaccccaaagtaaaatatgacacgGTCACAAAACGTTACACGGGGAGAGGGGTATTGAAACTGCAAGATTTTGCGTTACGTATTATTAAATGACCCAAAGATCAACAAAGGACTATTCAACATTAGCGTAATGCAGTATCAGACATTGGCTTTTACCTCAATTTTTAacgaccccctccccctcccataaTGAATTTGCAATAACACAAGGGCCacccgatgtaaatgtatttgaatatttgatttgcCGTCCATCAGCTAGCGGTTaagcctaaataaataatattaggtaataatgcaaactttaaaaaaatgcccgTACTAGGGCCGTAGCTTATGAAAGAACACCCCAGCAAATGTCAGCCTAATAGGACTATTTCCCAGTGGCGTAgcccctggggggggggggggggggacgacacTGGGACATGCCCCCCCAATCCCGGGAAATGTTTAACTTTTCActtattaataactttaaaatgattcctgtgtcatatcccacaacacaagtgccccccccccccttccccccaatacaaaatcctgcctacacCACTgctatttccattaatataggttcactgcaggacccatcaaattaatgattttgtccaataaaataaataacatggtgTGGGATGgtagaaatacatgtttaaagtggactacaattgtcatataaaacattaccattttgaatgccctgtaccttgaaatttcagtcacaacattttacttttgttaatagCCATGTAATGATGACACCCTGTATTTTTAACTGGAACTTGATTAggtacaaaaataatacaatgaCAACTGCAAACCAAGAGAGTGCTAGAAACCAGCTTGATAGCAATGATACATATTACTAAACATCTGGAATGTACCATTTTGTTCGtttcattttgatatatttttgtgcttatgtccaaggctcaagcatgctgtcctgggcacacacctcagttatctaaGCTATCTCTCCATGAAGGTGGTTAactgttagtgagaaagaattctatatagtggccttacaccttcaCATTGAGCTGTTAAAAACTTGACTAGGTGGGAGCCTGTACTGGGGTGTGAACCCTAGTACTTACCAGCTGTAGGGCTGATGATGTAATCACATCGCCACTGAAGCCGGTGAATATACCATCTAAAGTTGCATTTAAATCTTTGTTCTATCTTGTAAAAGTAAAAGATTTTCCAGTTAgttataatttgtaatataatgatTGTTTCATATAAATGTGCACTcatcagggctcaaacttaagaagTTGTTGCCcgctacaattttaaaaaacaccaccATTGGTTGTCCACGACAATTTtattgggtaatacagcttgTCATGACATAGTTTGGAATGTTAACTAATAGCGTATTAAGGACTGTTATTAATCTCCACTTGGCTGCAGGTGACGCACCCTGATGGCAAGGTTCTGAAGCTGGACTGGGAGCGAGTGCGGATATTCGACAAGGAAGTCGCTCAGATGTTTGTTAACATCATAAAGGCGGGAGGTGGAGCTCGGTTTGTATTCATGTctttcactgtgtgtgtgtgttgtgtatcaACTAGTCAGTGTCACTAACATAACTAGCCAAAATGCAGGCCTCGAACTTAACGACAGCACTGGTGGCAATTGCCGTCtttgagatataaactgccataGGTTGGTAAAGCTCctaaacaatggcaaaatgtgtacacttggtgtacattatctgccagtatttagcatttgtatatttgaaatatgtcttttGATCAtggttatttgctgcaaaagtcacagtttaaaaaaattgccacagacaggctcaaaattgccatttcACTCATagcagtgttttttttaaattgtcatgAGCGACAAATTCTAAAGTTTGAGCCCTAAAAATTTGGAACTAGTCCTTTCAACTAGTAAATGATATGTaaccagtatttttttttttatctttcagaGTTCTCTCTGTggttaagaaagaaaaatcaaaaGCTCGTCCACTGGCTCTTAACACAGTGGAGTTACTCAGAATAGCCAGTTCAGGACTTGGTACGTCTACAGGGTGGAGTTACTCAGAATAGCCAGTTTAGTAAATGTTAATACAGTGGACTTACTCAGAATAGCCAGTTCAGGACTTGTGAAGTCTTTAATTTATGTGGTGAAGTTACTCAGAATAGCCAGTTCAGAGTTTTGTAAATGTTAATATAGTTGAGCTACTCAGAATAGCCAATTCAAGACAGAATTCATGATTTTGTAAGTCTTTAACATGGTGGAGTAGCCGGTTCAGCAGTTCATATTCAGTTTGTTGCTGTgtgaaaagaagaaagaagtggcCACGTGACTGCCTACATATGATGTCCTTGATTGGCTGTAGGATGTTCAGACTGAGCCACAGCAATGGAAGATATGTACATGTTGAAAGGTCAGGATAAGTATTGATAAAAAGAGAAAACggtaaacactttttttttattgtttacttgCAGGGATGAGTCCACACCACACGATGCAGTTAGCCGAGCGACTGTACACCCAGGGGTACATCAGCTACCCCCGCACAGAGACTACCTCCTACCCAGAAAACTTTGATCTCAAGTAATTAACTAACTAAACTCTTACCAAATGCAGACAAGTGCTTCTTTACTTTCAACTATTACATAACAATGTTTACTTAagtttaggaataaaaatataaaccattttttcCAAACAGCCTGAGGAGCAATGAGTGTCATTGGATCAGTGACCCCTAAAGACTTGTGTATTTTATTACCTTGTCCCatccagtgtcccatgactggtatatcaaaggccattgttaTGTCTGTGTGAAGTAACGTTAAAAAATATGTgcttatttattcatttcaaagtATTCAACTGCTCATTTGCCAATTTCAGTACACTCGGAGGACATGAAGCATGGTACCTAGCTTGTTTCTTTGAATACGGTTTTGTTTCACAACTAATTAGCAATTAACTGGGCATTCAGCATATTAGAATTTGGAACCTCAGACTTTTATATGAAACTGTTGAAATTTATATGTTGAAATCAATAGACAGTCAACTTGTTACTACTTTGCTTTTGTTTATTCAATTCAGGGGAACTCTCCGACAGCAAATTTCAAGTCCTGACTGGGGAAACTTTGTGCGAGACCTTCTGGAAATGGGTATTCAGAAACCACGGTAAGAAGGTTTTCCTTTATGTCATTAGTATAAACAATACACAATTCACCTGTCTAATACAGTGTCTGAACATTCTTTCATTTCCAGTCAGAGGATGACTTATTTATTTACACGTGTTTACCTTGTTTTACTGGTTTTGTTGATAGTTTTATTGGTATCAGTTTACAATCAGccaaattttactttttgaaaATATGTCAATACCTAGTATTATGCTTGTTTGTAGAAAGGGAAGTGATGCAGGAGACCACCCCCCAATTACACCAATGAAGGCTGCCTCTGAGTCTGCCCTTGACCACGATAGCTGGAGACTGTATGATTACATCACCAGACATTTCATAGCAACCGTAAGTAAAATATCAGAAATTTCATAACAAGTTTGAGTTACAGTATCAAACATTTCGTAGCAACCGTGTGTATAATGTTCAAAATTTCATAGCAACTATGAGACTCGTAGAGAATATTATACGACTTTtagtttaataccatttttatgaacgaGTACAttagaaaatgtaattttgtaatgtacgagttcataaaaatagtattaaactgaaaggagtgtagtattttatttattacctacctaTAATTATTGCTTAGAATTCATCAAACAAAAGCAGCTGGTATTTAAGTGTCAGCATAGGCCCCACCCACAATCGAGGTTAACGACCCAGATTTTGATTTTACAAATAGTTTATTCGATGGagcttttaaaactaaaaagttCAGCCAGCCATTTTTCACTAACATTTACGAGCTATTCTGACTGGTTTCCGAATTGGTCATTCTTTTTAACAtgaagcacataaaccagtTTGCCGGACATTTTTCTGCTAAGTCTGGCTGAACTGCACTGCTTTCAATAAGAAATGTACAAAATCTTATGTCACATTGTGTTGACCCCATTCTCCCTTAATGTGCTGTTGGCCAATTGTGTTAGCATTTATATCCCAGCTTTGTTAGGAAAACATTATCTCACAATGTGACATACAACTTTGTTATTAAACTCTGTTATCTCtcatgggtatgtaataaagtacAGTATTAGATTGATGCAGGAAATGATGACATTTCAGCACAGAGAAAATACAGATTGTGTATGACTCatgattattataaaattatggaattatattttttaaagaaatactaATTAATCATTCTAACATCAGCAAAAGCTGAACATGAGAATACTGACCAGATATTCCAGACCGCATCATTTAAAGCTATCACCATAGTCCCCTGAGACTAGGTCAAGGAGAGCACTTTTTAGCTCCTGTTAATatatgaatttatatggtattcaatatagtaatatcttaaatggcatCCTGTGATGTAAGTTAGGAGAGTAAGTAATCACAGCCCtcaatatttttttcacaactaAGTCTGATATTCTTATATTTGTCATGTTGACTGTATTATGGCTTTGTCACTTGTCCTCTGGATTCTCTATTGTGTAGGGTACTATTCAAgccattattattacattacatttaatGGTTCACTGAAGTTGACCACATCTTTGTGTTGTAGCTGTCTCCGGACTGTACGTACCTGCAGACAACGGTTTCGTTTGAGATTGGTGCGGAGAAATTCTCGTGTACGGGGAAAACGCTGCTGGACCCGGGCTACACGAGCGTCATGGAGTGGCAAGCGATCACCAGTGATGAGGTGATGCCCATCTTCAACAAGGAGCAGATCGTCCCGGTCGACAGTGTATGTATATCTTATACAACTGACACTCTTCACACAATTCTATATGTCCCGGTCGACTGTGTATGTACATCTTATACAACTGACACACTTCTGTATGTCCCGGTCGACAGTGTATGTATATCTTATATGGCTAACAGACTGGTGAAAATAACATCCACCAGTTGTTTTCCACAATACAAATGGTTAGTTACTTTGTACATGATGTCACTTATCAAAATGACTTGTATTTCTTTTCTACCTCACCTGACgtcaaacaaatgcatattcccCATGGGATATTAGTCTGGTCCGAACACTTcacaagttttctccattttatGATTTATGTTAAATACTATTTACATCTTGAGGTGTGAAGACTACAGTTTCACATTAAACTCACTGCATATGCAGTACTCATGTGATGAGTACaaagatataatttatatttgacaaaaacatgaaatacaaTGTATCTATTGATTTACAAAACTGAACTTAAACAGTAACACTAGATTATAATTTTGAAAGAGtccgtgtgtgcgtgtttgaTGTGTTCTGTTGGTGTTGTCAGGTGCGGCTGGTTGAGAAGCAGACGTCTCCGCCCGACTACCTGACAGAGTCCGAGCTGATCACGCTAATGGAGAAGCACGGCATCGGCACTGACGCCAGCATCCCCGTCCACATCAACAACATCTCCGAACGCAACTACGTCAACATCATCGCCGGGAGAAAACTCAAACCAACACCTCTGGGAATAGTTCTTGTGCATGGCTACCAGAAGGTATGTCTGTCCATCCACTTTAAATAAGTCTTGTGCATGGTTAACAAAAGACGCTTGTCTTTCTgctcatccatctatctgtctgtttttctgCCCATCTGTCTCTTTGTTAGTATGTCTctcaaaatgtataataaacatGCATTGCTTCCATGCATTTTAACAATCACAAGAAATGTGGTCTGTTTACACTTGATTGTTTTTCAGATTGACTTAGTTTTGTCATCAGTGCACCCCattgtggaacaacaattaaatcTGATGTGTAGGCctaaacatgttattttttaGATTGATGCAGATCTGGTTCTGTCAACGATGCGCTCCGCCGTGGAACAACAGTTGAACCTGATTGCCGCCGGGAAGGCTGACTTCTACGCCGTCAAACAACATGCCCTTGACATCTTCCACCTCAAGTTCTGTTACTTTGTCGAGAACATCCCGGGAATGGACGAGCTGTTTGAAGTGACCTTTTCATCGTTAGCTGATAGTGGTCGACCACTGTCAAGGTAAAAtgagtaaaaaaaattcatgtttaATGCTGTAGGACAAAATAAAAGCTTGTTATGTGACCAATTTTGTTGTTTATACATATAACTCTGTGACTTAAATGAACAGAACAAAATCATGTacaaattgttaaataaactgaaataaccCAGAAGCTGTTAAATGATTCCTTTAAACTGAGGGAACTTATTATTTCACAATCTAACTTTTTTcacaaattacatttttatttgaaaaaagtgTTTATACATGTGTTTTTAGCTGATTAATTCAgatagaaaaaatatatgttggtTATTGTTTTGATTTGGTAAATGGCAGCAGTTTATGAAAATTACTGTTgactttttatttaatgtggGAAATGTTCTCTTTTTGGGGGGAATATAGGAAATGCCAAcagtttataaaaattaattatcactaaTGATTGTAGTCTAACTTggaaaatatcaatgtttttgaaaattagtCATTGTTTATTGATATAGATTTGGGAAATATCAACCCTTTATgaaattattactattgttataAATGTGGGAAGTGTtgacaactaaaaattaattattgttatagaTGTGGAAAATGTCGCCGGTTTATGAAGCTGATCCAGGCAAAGCCGTGTCGACTCCACTGCCCATCATGTGATGAGACGTACTCGCTACCTCAGAACGGAAACATCAAACTCTACAAGGAGATTCGCTGCCCACTCGACGAGTTTGAGCTCCTTCTCTGGACAACGGGGGCGAAAGGAAAGGTAACTCCATCTAGTAATCCATAGTCGGATAAAAGTAGTATTACATTTTTGCATGTATGGACGTAATAATCTTGTTTCTTCTTGCCAGTGTTTAACTGCAAAGAGTCATTACCTTCAAATTAATTGaccattaaatttatttataacaagGCAGACCAGATGTGCATTTATTAAAGCAACAAATTgtatgaacaaaaaagaaaaataaataatgacaagACTTTGATAAATGTTCTATATTGTCTTTGCAGAGTTACCCGCTGTGTCCGTACTGTTACAGTCACCCTCCTTTTAAGGACATGCGTAAGGGTATGGGCTGTAACGAGTGCACCCACCCGACCTGCCAGCATGCTGTGGTGCGGAACGGGGTCGCCGAGTGCATGGAGTGTGATAACGGCATTCTCATCCTCGACCAGACATCAGCGCCCAAGTGGAGGATGGCGTGCAATAAGTTTGTAgtttaacaatataattttgCAGTAGACcaatataggggcgggacgtagcccagtggtaaagcgctcgctcgatgcgcggtcggtttgggatcgatccccgttggtgggcccattgggctatttctcgttaaagccagtgcaccacgactggtatattaaaggctgtggtatgtactaacctgtctgtgggatggtgcatataaaagatcccttgctgctcttCGAAAaagaaagagtagtccatgaagtggcgacagcgggtttcctctcaatatctgtgtggtccataaccatatgtctgacgccatataactgtaaataaaatgtgttgagtgtgttgttaaataaaacatttctatctttctttctttctttagaacAATATAGTGGCAGTGAACAGCATAAGCACACTATAATtaaggtgggacgtagcccactggtaaagcacgattggtctaggatcgatcccattcAGTTGGCCGATTAGGCTCATTCTCATTCTGTTtatgggatgatacatataaaggatcccttgctactaggccatggtatgtgctatcctatttttgggatggtgcatataaaagattccttgctattaatgaaaaaatgtagcggattttctctctgagactatatgtttaaattaccaaatgtttgacacccaatagctgacaattaataaatccatgtggtctagcggtgtcattaaagggacacaccctagttacggctagttgttaaccattacggcgttgtttttcgctattaaacccatttttttcacaaataaaattgcactttacttaccgtttattatttagaaaatacatttccattcacctgaagtgttttttggtaatcctggtaatcctggtgtttgtaataccacaaaataaatttttcgtatttcttaaaaacgcacgcgtgtttgagaaaaaaaacgttgagcagacaaggtctaatctatttttagaggggatatttccatttcaatgtcacagacgttggtataccacgtgaccgttatcattttggttcagtttgttttctcgtgcacggttcgcgcaatcaacatccgatttgttgttgttcatttgtgagatttttcttcacagttcgtgaacattttcagtaacaataaagttcagacaattaagtgtctcaatacaaaacgttacaaacccttaaaaccaataattttgctaagtcttacgatatctggagaggggatacaaccaggacagaacagttggcacatgtccaggagaggtgaaagaaacgcaccccaagtctgtgaagtttgtcgtgacgtaggcattgttgtgcttcgagcgccatctaccggtgacatcagaatactaactttcaaaattatttcaagcaattgggacatggggattcccatggtatttatcaatattaaacctgctttttcactccatttgataaaaacgtgatctaagtgtgttacaggtttgtagattaaccaaattataatttattttcgctggatggaactagggtgtgcggctttaaacaaaacaaactttataatagtataaaataatgtaacaacTTTATAACAATGGACCtattgtaaatagtttaattgtaaaattatttGTCTAGACTACCTGATAAAATATGAATTTGGATACTGTGCTGTattaatatagaatactaaacgagcttgcctgtcataccatttttatgaaacgagggaacagttttggtatctgactcaTGTTCACttgtcagataccaacactgttcacgagtttcataaaaatggtattacAGGGAAGCTCgtttggtattttatttattacaaatcaaGTGCAAACAAGACACaatgcagaagtaagcagatgttgAGACCtactacatattattttttttacgaacTGGGTCAGCaatgatctacgtcacgctcaccaatattacactagttagatattgagtgattggtatgacatgagcaatatcttacactggggtataataaaatgtaatatgaacCATTAAAAAGGGAACAGTAAAGTCgattgaatgaataaatatagaAATTACTTGGTTTGCAGATGCAGCGTCGTGATCAATTTCTTTGAGAATGCCTCCAAGATCAACATAAGGGATAACTTGTGTAACGACTGTGGTGCTAATATCGTGGAGGTGGGATATAAggtaatgttaatgtttacaaTACATAGGTCTTATTTTAGAATGATGATATAGAGACATACTTTAGATgataaaatttaatgtatttgCCATCAACATTAAatgggcaaaaaaaaaaaaatcaaacaccatttacagagtatgacaaatatttttaaaagtcactagccacagggctagtgggtttgtgaaaaccactagcccaccaagataaagcactagcccaaattcctgatcaattataactggatttttataaaaattttttgtaacattacacatttacgagtataacagtaaaataaaacaaacacttaaatcatgttgtaactttcagttttttgtcgtgttgtacgtttggttttttgtcaagtgtgatccatcgtcatttgCGTTTGCCCTCCCCctggggaaaaataattgagcaaactcatggttgatatctaaacccactatcaaaataattaaatttaaatgagggtacgacagtgtgacacacggtaatagatggttcagtgtattcggtagtgggttatacatttagggccctactatttatgtcgccaggaacggtgatgccaattgctcaaatacagggcattatcccgtgtcagaccgatatcaaaagaatataacggcgacatctaatccgttgttaattgatgaacaaaaaaggtatcatcttgtatcggcagctgtgacgcatTATCCAGACCGATACACAAATAGGTCAAGCAGTCATTGCATGTgcgttaccattaaagtaaattgttttcctgattgccgataaccacatgtcagcgaagtgtaaaattagaaaacaacaggtaaataaaacaaacactgaaattcaaagcatgaccggggtttacttgattgagattaacctgtcgtcgcaattagtgatttccaagttcttaagTGCGAGATTTCCAAGttcatatgtgcgagattaactaccacgtgatgtgtccaaccaatcaaaacacgcatgtcattaaacttatttcctgtgccagaaacttgaaagggaaaagtaaacaatgcatgctgtaactgtggcgatgtagagatagcatgttactgcagtttgcagacctagttcaagtggattatcattatatactgattgcgttgttgatattattcgatgacaaacgtcacaatcaattttattaaacgaaatttcagccgagagaaaaacaaaaaaacacaaaaaaccccacgatcgagcgataaggagGGGGGTTTTGCGgatctcactagcccgaacttaaaaaccactagccacgggcgtcgggctagcggatttgtcgaactctgccaTTTAGCTGAAAAAGacttgttttttgtattttactgCCATCCCATAGTAATTTTAAGCTAGGTGTGGTCATGTGATTAAGTATATCCTACTGCTGATTACTCTCGAGCCCAAATGTAATAAGTTTCATCTCTTTTTACTAAAGTGTGATGTTTACCATTTCAGAACAAGTCTCCATTTCCCGAAGAATGCGAGGAGCACGTAGGTTGTGTTTTCTGTGATCCAATCTTCAAGCCAGTTGTGGAGAAACACCACGCCATTGCCATGTACAGTCGACGTGGCCGAGGCGGGTCACGGGGGAGGGGTGGACGTGGGAGGGGCAGAGGAAGGGGGAGGGGTGGCAGAGGTCGAGGAAAACCTAAAGACAAAATGGCACAGCTGGCAGCATACTTTGTATGAACATGTCTGTTTACTACCGCCTTATCATTAGCAAAATAGTGGTTAACGTATGCATGATTTAAGGAATGTAGTTTCCATTAGCCAAACACTAGAAAAGCATGTAGAGTCCATTGGTCACTTAAAACTAAACTAGTTtcttacttgtttgtttgtttatgtttaaggtaccggtatatatattgaatatatataatatacttagCAGTTTCAAAAATATGTTACAATCATTAGTCGATTCAGTGCAGTTTagcaataagaaaaaaaaaaatgttattttagttaAGCTTATTATCTTCTCTGAAATATTGTTAGACTATTAATAATTGCTTACTAATTgtcatttttgtaaatatagaGTTTGGTGCATTATCAACCCTCAGTTAGCAAGATCTATTTGCTGTATAAAAGatattgtcaatatatatatttatttacactgatgcaCTTTTGGTTATGTACGACGTTTTGAACCAGAACTCTGGTGttgaaaaatataatgttgCATTCAAGTGTATTGGTAATTACAGTTTCAACAATTTCCAACTTGAAAATCAGGAGTCCGAAACACTCCTGAGttggtacatgtatttctgaCTTGTAAactcagaagaaaaaaagctaACAGAGTGATCTTCACCTTTTTGATTTAGAAGAACACTTAAAATAAAGCATATACGTAAAATTTTCCATCGAAGATGATAGATTGGTGTAAACATTGTTAACCATTTCATT encodes the following:
- the LOC121381333 gene encoding DNA topoisomerase 3-beta-1-like, whose protein sequence is MRTVLMVAEKPSLAQAVAKILSNGNMNSRKGMNGACSVHEYAGKFNGENVKFKMTSVCGHVMGVDFIGKYNNWDKVDPVELFTATIQKKEATPNLRMPAFLAKEGQGMDFLVLWLDCDKEGENICFEVIDCVKPVMNRVQGQQIYRAHFSAITETDIKRAMHQLGEPNKNESLSVDARQELDLRIGCAFTRFQTKFFQGKYGDLDSTLISYGPCQTPTLGFCVERHDRIQSFKPEPYWVIEVQVTHPDGKVLKLDWERVRIFDKEVAQMFVNIIKAGGGARVLSVVKKEKSKARPLALNTVELLRIASSGLGMSPHHTMQLAERLYTQGYISYPRTETTSYPENFDLKGTLRQQISSPDWGNFVRDLLEMGIQKPRKGSDAGDHPPITPMKAASESALDHDSWRLYDYITRHFIATLSPDCTYLQTTVSFEIGAEKFSCTGKTLLDPGYTSVMEWQAITSDEVMPIFNKEQIVPVDSVRLVEKQTSPPDYLTESELITLMEKHGIGTDASIPVHINNISERNYVNIIAGRKLKPTPLGIVLVHGYQKIDADLVLSTMRSAVEQQLNLIAAGKADFYAVKQHALDIFHLKFCYFVENIPGMDELFEVTFSSLADSGRPLSRCGKCRRFMKLIQAKPCRLHCPSCDETYSLPQNGNIKLYKEIRCPLDEFELLLWTTGAKGKSYPLCPYCYSHPPFKDMRKGMGCNECTHPTCQHAVVRNGVAECMECDNGILILDQTSAPKWRMACNKCSVVINFFENASKINIRDNLCNDCGANIVEVGYKNKSPFPEECEEHVGCVFCDPIFKPVVEKHHAIAMYSRRGRGGSRGRGGRGRGRGRGRGGRGRGKPKDKMAQLAAYFV